Proteins found in one Deinococcus ruber genomic segment:
- a CDS encoding fasciclin domain-containing protein: protein MTTRTLLTTALLAAFTLGSALAEDSIAGIVSKDPQFSTLLAALKAAGLDKTLAGKGPFTVFAPTNAAFAKIPKATLTALLKNKAQLTKVLTYHVVAGNVMAADVMKMTSAKTLEGGSAMVKVMGKNVMIDKAKVTKTDIKASNGIIHVIDTVLMPKM from the coding sequence ATGACCACCCGCACCCTCCTCACCACCGCCTTGCTCGCCGCCTTCACGCTCGGTTCCGCCCTCGCCGAGGACAGTATCGCCGGGATCGTCAGCAAGGATCCGCAGTTCAGCACCCTGCTTGCCGCGCTTAAGGCCGCTGGTCTCGATAAGACCCTGGCCGGCAAGGGGCCGTTCACAGTGTTTGCGCCGACCAATGCGGCGTTCGCCAAGATTCCTAAGGCCACGCTGACGGCGCTGCTGAAGAACAAGGCGCAGCTGACCAAAGTGCTGACGTACCACGTCGTCGCGGGCAACGTGATGGCCGCCGACGTGATGAAGATGACGTCGGCCAAGACGCTGGAAGGCGGATCGGCCATGGTCAAGGTGATGGGCAAGAACGTGATGATCGACAAGGCCAAAGTCACTAAGACCGACATCAAGGCGTCCAACGGCATCATCCACGTCATCGACACGGTGCTGATGCCGAAGATGTAA
- a CDS encoding phosphatidylglycerol lysyltransferase domain-containing protein, whose product MHSISHDVLPSSAFQLQGADLDTLTRWHARYAVNPSSMPALASMTHVLTLTGISGGFGVQQTGNVLLAAGEPLAPTWAWPDFASALLTLARQLKAVPCFAPVGTEFAAILHAAGLCSVRLGSTPYIHLQDWPQRGNVGAKIRHAVNRAARDGVEIRAARPPSTPEAALRWRGEVEALCAQWLRERKANVPFHWVFELQPLRHLHAKRYFEARQGGQLVGLIAASPLPGRAGWYLEDVLQDPRASTSTGTALVAAALSALKADGVRLATLGGVPLSSMRGWDGADVTRLERWAYRLRPLLSTVYSFDGLERFKQRFGPAHWEDEYVVFPAGTWRSIRVGAALGQLILRGH is encoded by the coding sequence GTGCATTCCATTTCCCATGACGTGCTCCCCAGCTCAGCGTTTCAGCTGCAGGGGGCCGACCTCGACACCTTGACCCGCTGGCATGCCCGGTACGCGGTGAATCCGTCCTCAATGCCCGCCCTCGCGTCCATGACGCATGTGCTCACGCTGACCGGGATATCCGGCGGTTTCGGCGTCCAACAAACCGGCAACGTGCTCCTGGCGGCGGGCGAGCCGCTCGCACCCACCTGGGCCTGGCCTGACTTTGCCTCAGCCCTGCTGACACTGGCACGTCAACTGAAAGCTGTGCCGTGTTTCGCCCCAGTTGGGACCGAGTTCGCTGCCATACTGCACGCCGCCGGTCTGTGCTCTGTCCGGCTGGGAAGTACGCCGTACATTCACCTGCAGGACTGGCCTCAGCGCGGGAACGTGGGCGCGAAGATCCGGCACGCGGTCAACCGTGCGGCGCGCGACGGCGTGGAGATCCGTGCAGCACGGCCGCCAAGCACTCCAGAAGCGGCGCTACGCTGGCGCGGCGAGGTCGAGGCCCTCTGCGCCCAGTGGCTGCGCGAACGCAAGGCGAACGTACCGTTTCACTGGGTCTTCGAGCTTCAGCCGCTCCGCCACCTTCACGCCAAGCGGTACTTCGAGGCGCGTCAGGGTGGGCAGCTGGTGGGACTGATTGCGGCCAGTCCACTCCCGGGCCGGGCGGGCTGGTATCTGGAGGACGTGCTTCAAGACCCTCGCGCTTCGACTTCGACCGGAACGGCGCTGGTTGCGGCGGCGCTGAGCGCCCTCAAAGCCGATGGCGTGCGGCTCGCGACCTTAGGCGGCGTGCCGCTGTCGAGCATGCGGGGCTGGGACGGCGCAGACGTGACACGTCTGGAGCGCTGGGCCTACCGCCTGCGCCCGCTGCTGTCCACGGTGTATTCCTTCGACGGGCTGGAACGCTTCAAACAGCGCTTCGGCCCCGCGCACTGGGAAGACGAGTATGTGGTGTTTCCCGCGGGAACGTGGCGTAGCATCCGGGTGGGCGCGGCGCTGGGCCAACTGATCCTGCGCGGCCATTGA